The following are encoded together in the Streptomyces sp. NBC_00341 genome:
- the eccE gene encoding type VII secretion protein EccE, with product MSSATTAVMSVHPKPGRIGGVRLHQVVLMEVAGALMLIAWVTNRVMLVPMGLVAAVLVLLAVARRRGRPVVEWLNAVMALRGRLRAARQPWSADGIDPGLAPVIECDAALRTYTYTDRQRERSIGMVGDGTFLTALLLVQPRDEPLRTARDARPLELGLLHEALEVDDIRLESVQVVQHTQPAPGPHLPEQAAAARSYAPLQAQAGTPAIRLTWIALKLAPELCPEAVRARGGGIGGAQRALLRATDQLASRLTGAGFDASVMTEAQVTSALATSAGVSPQASALAVRADAPLRRTTESTRAWRCDDRWHTTYWVGRWPHLGAGAAPTAQLVALLTSMPALASTFSLAVSRGTGGTPAVSGHVRLTARGSNELVSVRRQLERAARGVKVSLVRLDREQLPGVLATLPLGGTR from the coding sequence ATGAGCAGCGCGACGACCGCAGTGATGAGTGTGCACCCGAAGCCAGGACGCATCGGCGGGGTTCGGCTGCACCAGGTGGTGTTGATGGAGGTCGCCGGCGCGCTGATGCTGATCGCGTGGGTGACGAACAGGGTCATGCTGGTGCCGATGGGCCTGGTCGCGGCGGTGCTGGTGCTGCTGGCGGTCGCGCGGCGGCGTGGACGGCCGGTGGTGGAGTGGCTCAACGCGGTCATGGCGCTGCGCGGGCGGCTGCGGGCCGCCCGGCAGCCGTGGTCCGCGGACGGGATCGATCCCGGGCTCGCGCCGGTCATCGAGTGCGACGCGGCGCTGCGGACGTACACCTACACCGACCGGCAGCGTGAGCGCTCCATCGGGATGGTGGGTGACGGGACGTTCCTGACGGCTCTGCTGCTCGTGCAGCCGCGCGACGAACCGCTGCGGACGGCCCGGGACGCCCGGCCGCTGGAGCTCGGCCTGCTGCACGAGGCCCTTGAGGTGGACGACATCCGGCTGGAGTCCGTCCAGGTCGTCCAGCACACGCAGCCCGCGCCCGGACCGCACCTGCCGGAGCAGGCCGCGGCGGCCCGCTCCTACGCGCCGCTCCAGGCCCAGGCCGGCACCCCCGCGATCCGGCTGACCTGGATCGCGCTGAAGCTCGCCCCCGAGCTGTGCCCGGAGGCGGTACGGGCCCGCGGTGGCGGGATCGGCGGGGCGCAGCGCGCGCTGCTGCGGGCCACGGACCAGCTGGCGAGCCGGCTGACGGGGGCGGGGTTCGACGCCTCGGTCATGACAGAGGCGCAGGTGACGTCCGCCCTGGCGACCTCGGCCGGTGTCAGCCCGCAGGCCAGCGCCCTGGCGGTACGGGCGGACGCCCCGCTGCGGCGCACCACGGAGTCGACCCGCGCCTGGCGCTGCGACGACCGCTGGCACACGACCTACTGGGTCGGCCGCTGGCCGCACCTGGGCGCGGGGGCCGCGCCCACCGCGCAGCTGGTGGCGCTGCTCACCTCGATGCCGGCGCTGGCCAGTACGTTCAGCCTGGCGGTGTCGCGTGGGACCGGCGGCACTCCGGCCGTCAGCGGACACGTCCGCCTCACCGCGCGCGGCAGCAACGAACTGGTCTCGGTACGGCGTCAGTTGGAGCGTGCGGCGCGCGGGGTGAAGGTCAGCCTCGTCCGGCTGGACCGCGAACAGCTGCCCGGCGTGCTGGCCACCCTGCCCCTCGGAGGTACCCGTTGA
- a CDS encoding choice-of-anchor A family protein, with protein sequence MRISAATAATVLGGSLALGLISIPAAQATPAGPSECATDAFGVAGKYGEFVLGDDVHSPDAEGAVAVGGNADFRGGFSVANELTAAEVAALPGQASLVVRGDLLNGGSVTAVMKGNAAVGGKVSDRAVELHSGSFRKDAGLIDFDAEFTKLRGYSAALAGEAATDGTQVKADGSRLTLTGDSTTRNVFRVTAGQLEQAKEVFLKVPAGATSLVNVSGDSYDMATAGTTGFFLSGGQDFVLDDKLQSASDGKVRARLLWNFPDARTITKNSQAAWPGSVLAPRAHLELGTAAPVNGSVWVASLHGSGGAETHHFPFSGCLPGTGETPSPGETPGATPPVVSTPSGATTPAPSDTPAGSASPSASPSGSASQPAEAGTPTPSQSSTAPAEGDLASTGSSGTLPLIAGTAVVLAAGAGLVVASRRRSKRS encoded by the coding sequence ATGCGCATATCCGCAGCCACCGCGGCCACCGTGCTCGGCGGGAGCCTCGCCCTGGGCCTCATATCCATTCCGGCTGCCCAGGCCACGCCTGCCGGCCCGTCGGAATGCGCCACCGACGCGTTCGGAGTCGCCGGGAAGTACGGCGAGTTCGTCCTCGGTGACGACGTCCACTCCCCCGACGCGGAGGGGGCGGTGGCCGTGGGCGGCAACGCCGACTTCCGCGGCGGGTTCAGCGTCGCCAACGAGCTGACGGCGGCGGAGGTCGCCGCCCTGCCCGGACAGGCGTCGCTCGTCGTGCGCGGCGATCTCCTCAACGGCGGCTCTGTCACCGCCGTGATGAAGGGCAACGCGGCCGTCGGCGGCAAGGTCAGCGACCGTGCCGTCGAACTGCACTCCGGGTCCTTCCGCAAGGACGCCGGGCTGATCGACTTCGACGCCGAGTTCACCAAGCTGCGCGGCTACTCCGCCGCGCTGGCCGGGGAGGCGGCGACCGACGGCACCCAGGTGAAGGCGGACGGCAGCCGGCTCACCCTGACGGGCGACAGCACCACCCGCAACGTCTTCCGGGTGACCGCCGGTCAGCTGGAGCAGGCCAAGGAGGTGTTCCTCAAGGTCCCGGCCGGTGCGACCTCCCTCGTCAACGTCAGTGGCGACAGCTACGACATGGCCACGGCCGGCACCACCGGGTTCTTCCTGTCCGGCGGCCAGGACTTCGTACTGGACGACAAGCTCCAGAGCGCCTCCGACGGCAAGGTCCGGGCCCGCCTGCTGTGGAACTTCCCCGACGCCCGCACCATCACCAAGAACAGCCAGGCGGCCTGGCCCGGCAGCGTGCTGGCGCCGCGGGCCCACCTCGAACTGGGCACCGCCGCGCCGGTCAACGGCTCGGTGTGGGTGGCCTCCCTGCACGGCTCGGGCGGTGCGGAGACGCATCACTTCCCGTTCAGCGGCTGCCTGCCCGGGACCGGGGAGACCCCGTCGCCGGGTGAGACCCCGGGCGCCACGCCGCCGGTCGTCAGCACCCCGTCCGGTGCCACGACGCCCGCCCCGAGCGACACCCCGGCGGGCTCCGCCTCCCCGTCCGCCTCACCCTCCGGCTCCGCCTCGCAGCCCGCGGAAGCGGGCACGCCCACCCCGTCGCAGAGCAGCACGGCCCCCGCCGAGGGCGACCTGGCCTCGACCGGCAGCAGCGGCACCCTCCCGCTGATCGCCGGCACCGCGGTGGTGCTCGCGGCGGGCGCGGGACTGGTGGTGGCGTCCCGCCGCCGCTCGAAGCGCTCCTGA
- a CDS encoding bifunctional FO biosynthesis protein CofGH produces MTDAQSGRPTTNSMRRALRRARDGVALDVTEAAVLLQARGEDLTDLAASAARVRDAGLEAAGRPGVITYSRKVFIPLTRLCRDKCHYCTFVTVPGKLRREGHGMFLSPDEVLDIARRGAELGCKEALFTLGDRPEDRWPEAREWLEAEGYDDTLAYVRAMAIRVLEETGLLPHLNPGVMTWTDLQRLKPVAPSMGMMLETTATRLWSEPGGPHHGSPDKEPAVRLRVLEDAGRSNVPFTTGILIGIGESYEERADSLFELRKTARAYHGIQEVIVQNFRAKPDTAMRGMPDAELEELAAAVAVARHILGPSARIQAPPNLVDAEYALLIGAGIDDWGGVSPLTPDHVNPERPWPHIDELAEKTAESGFTLRERLTIYPEFIQRGEPWLDPRLLPHVRALADPETGLAKEGAIPAGLPWQEPDEGFNASGRTDLHHTIDTEGRTSDRRDDFDEVYGDWEALREAAAPGMVPSRIDGDVRGALSQAADDPTKLTDEQALTLLHADGPALDELCRIADTLRRDVVGDDVTYIVTRNINFTNVCYTGCRFCAFAQRRTDADAYTLSLDQVADRAAQAWDVGAVEVCMQGGIHPDLPGTAYFDIARAVKERVPGMHVHAFSPMEVVNGATRTGMSIREWLIAAKEAGLDSIPGTAAEILDDEVRWVLTKGKLPTATWLEVIKTAHEVGLRSSSTMMYGHVDQPRHWLGHLRTLAGLQQETGGLTEFVTLPFIHTNAPVYLAGIARPGPTDRDNRAVTAMARLLLHPHITNIQTSWVKLGTEGAAEMLRSGANDLGGTLMEETISRMAGSSYGSYKSVQDLVAVAEAAGRPAKPRTTLYGEVPEERVAAATASDGHLPELLPVLPA; encoded by the coding sequence ATGACCGATGCTCAGAGCGGACGCCCCACCACCAATTCCATGCGCCGTGCCCTCAGGCGGGCCCGCGACGGTGTCGCCCTCGACGTGACAGAGGCCGCCGTCCTGCTCCAGGCGCGCGGCGAGGATCTGACGGATCTCGCAGCCTCCGCCGCCCGGGTCCGGGACGCCGGACTTGAGGCCGCGGGCCGGCCGGGTGTCATCACGTACTCCCGCAAGGTCTTCATCCCGCTGACCCGGCTCTGCCGCGACAAGTGCCACTACTGCACCTTCGTCACCGTGCCCGGCAAGCTCCGGCGCGAGGGGCACGGCATGTTCCTCTCGCCCGACGAGGTCCTCGACATCGCCCGCCGGGGCGCGGAGCTGGGCTGCAAGGAAGCGCTGTTCACCCTGGGCGACCGGCCGGAGGACCGCTGGCCGGAGGCGCGGGAGTGGCTGGAGGCCGAGGGGTACGACGACACCCTCGCGTACGTGCGCGCCATGGCGATCCGGGTGCTGGAGGAGACCGGGCTGCTGCCCCACCTCAACCCGGGCGTGATGACCTGGACGGACCTCCAGCGGCTCAAGCCCGTCGCCCCGTCCATGGGCATGATGCTGGAGACCACCGCGACCCGCCTGTGGTCGGAGCCGGGCGGTCCGCACCACGGCTCACCGGACAAGGAGCCGGCCGTACGGCTGCGCGTCCTGGAGGACGCGGGCCGCTCCAACGTCCCGTTCACCACCGGCATCCTCATCGGCATCGGTGAGTCCTACGAGGAGCGCGCCGACTCCCTCTTCGAGCTGCGCAAGACCGCCCGCGCCTACCACGGCATCCAGGAGGTCATCGTCCAGAACTTCCGCGCCAAGCCGGACACCGCGATGCGCGGCATGCCGGACGCGGAGCTGGAGGAACTGGCCGCCGCCGTCGCCGTCGCCCGCCACATCCTCGGCCCGTCGGCCCGCATCCAGGCCCCGCCGAACCTGGTGGACGCCGAGTACGCGCTGCTCATCGGCGCCGGGATCGACGACTGGGGCGGCGTCTCGCCGCTCACGCCCGACCACGTGAACCCCGAGCGCCCCTGGCCGCACATCGACGAGCTTGCGGAGAAGACCGCCGAGAGCGGCTTCACACTGCGGGAACGGCTCACCATCTACCCGGAGTTCATCCAGCGCGGCGAGCCCTGGCTGGACCCGCGCCTGCTCCCGCACGTCCGCGCGCTGGCGGACCCGGAGACCGGGCTCGCGAAGGAGGGGGCGATCCCCGCCGGGCTGCCCTGGCAGGAGCCGGACGAGGGCTTCAACGCCTCCGGCCGCACCGATCTGCACCACACCATCGACACCGAGGGCCGCACCTCCGACCGCCGCGACGACTTCGACGAGGTGTACGGGGACTGGGAGGCGCTCCGCGAGGCCGCCGCCCCCGGCATGGTGCCGTCCCGCATCGACGGCGACGTCCGCGGGGCGCTGAGCCAGGCCGCCGACGACCCGACGAAGCTCACCGACGAGCAGGCGCTCACGCTGCTGCACGCGGACGGGCCGGCGCTGGACGAGCTGTGCCGGATCGCGGACACCCTGCGCCGGGACGTGGTCGGTGACGACGTCACGTACATCGTCACGCGCAACATCAACTTCACCAACGTCTGCTACACCGGCTGCCGCTTCTGCGCCTTCGCGCAGCGGCGCACCGACGCCGACGCGTACACCCTCTCCCTGGACCAGGTCGCGGACCGCGCCGCGCAGGCCTGGGACGTCGGCGCCGTCGAGGTCTGCATGCAGGGCGGCATCCACCCGGACCTGCCCGGCACCGCGTACTTCGACATCGCGCGGGCGGTGAAGGAACGCGTGCCCGGCATGCACGTCCACGCCTTCTCGCCGATGGAGGTCGTCAACGGGGCCACCCGTACCGGCATGTCCATCCGTGAGTGGCTGATCGCCGCGAAGGAGGCCGGTCTCGACTCGATCCCCGGCACCGCCGCCGAGATCCTGGACGACGAGGTCCGCTGGGTGCTCACCAAGGGCAAGCTGCCCACGGCGACCTGGCTGGAGGTCATCAAGACCGCCCACGAGGTGGGCCTGCGCTCGTCCTCGACCATGATGTACGGCCATGTCGACCAGCCCCGCCACTGGCTCGGCCACCTGAGGACCCTCGCCGGCCTCCAGCAGGAGACCGGCGGCCTCACCGAGTTCGTGACGCTGCCGTTCATCCACACCAACGCGCCCGTCTACCTGGCCGGCATCGCCCGCCCCGGGCCGACCGACCGCGACAACCGCGCGGTGACGGCGATGGCCCGACTCCTCCTGCACCCGCACATCACCAACATCCAGACCAGCTGGGTGAAGCTGGGCACGGAGGGCGCGGCCGAGATGCTCCGCTCGGGCGCGAACGACCTGGGCGGCACGCTGATGGAGGAGACGATCTCCCGGATGGCCGGGTCGAGTTACGGCTCGTACAAGTCCGTGCAGGACCTGGTCGCGGTGGCCGAGGCCGCCGGCCGGCCGGCGAAGCCGCGTACGACGCTGTACGGGGAGGTGCCCGAGGAGCGGGTGGCGGCGGCCACCGCGTCGGACGGCCACCTGCCGGAGCTGCTGCCGGTGCTGCCCGCGTAG
- a CDS encoding HAD family hydrolase: protein METIVFDIGETLIRDDRYWASWANWLGVPPHTLSALVGAAVVQGRDSADALSLLRPDIDINEASLARTAAGRGEHLAEPDLYPDVRPVLAELRALGVRVVIAGNGTVLAGELLRALDLPADLVVTSDEWGVAKPDPEFFARVLEVSGAEPGATLYVGDHPAGDLFPAKSCGLLTAHLRRGACGYWWADHPDVVAAADFRIDALTDLPALLDRVPEPPRPRALRAL, encoded by the coding sequence ATGGAAACGATCGTCTTCGACATCGGTGAGACACTCATCCGCGACGACCGCTACTGGGCCTCCTGGGCCAACTGGCTCGGCGTCCCGCCGCACACGCTGAGTGCGCTGGTCGGTGCCGCGGTCGTCCAGGGGCGGGACAGCGCCGACGCGCTGAGCCTCCTGCGCCCCGACATAGACATCAACGAGGCCTCCCTCGCCCGGACCGCCGCAGGCCGCGGCGAGCACCTGGCGGAGCCCGACCTGTACCCGGACGTACGGCCGGTGCTCGCGGAACTGCGCGCGCTGGGCGTACGGGTGGTGATCGCGGGCAACGGGACCGTGCTGGCGGGAGAGCTCCTGCGGGCACTGGACCTGCCCGCGGACCTCGTCGTCACCTCGGACGAGTGGGGCGTCGCGAAGCCGGACCCGGAGTTCTTCGCCCGGGTGCTGGAGGTGTCGGGGGCGGAGCCGGGGGCGACGCTGTACGTGGGTGACCACCCGGCCGGCGATCTGTTCCCGGCCAAGTCGTGCGGGCTGCTCACCGCGCACCTCCGGCGGGGGGCGTGCGGGTACTGGTGGGCGGACCACCCCGATGTCGTCGCCGCCGCGGACTTCCGCATCGACGCGCTGACGGACCTTCCGGCGCTCCTGGACAGGGTGCCGGAACCGCCCCGGCCGAGGGCCCTGCGGGCGCTGTAG
- a CDS encoding right-handed parallel beta-helix repeat-containing protein, producing the protein MTAVIVATAALSLPALSAPASAAAPHASSRAVQYVDCSATGSRQTGSVTAPWQSLDQVNRLELTTGSQIRLRRSTRCTGTLAPDGSGAPGRPMVIGAYGTGAKPVIDGGGNPETLLLKNTQWVEASDLSITNSGNSGGNKRGVRVQLEDYGTGTHYRLTGLDIHDIRGDDTKGTTGSAGILFSVTGSATPTRFDDVEVSGNTVTGVDREGIYFGSTWNNRPVHGDYDPDGPAYLPSTRVVVRGNTLKDLAGDGIVMTATDGALVEHNRLDGFQRRSAGYNAGMWPWNADNTLFQYNEVSGGETTRDGMAYDVDEGTFGTVFQYNVSHDNAGGFFLVCTATGTLSDAVIRYNVSRDDHYRGIETCSGSFDDVRAHNNTVYIGEGISQTVVNENTDKHHGLTLTNNIVVKEGTGTATFALRDSTGVSLSHNTLVGVTGAPADPGGSTADPLLTDRTGALPGGLRLRQGSPAIGAGTPVPGVGRDLYGNAVTDPPNVGAYAGPGVAGPGA; encoded by the coding sequence GTGACCGCCGTGATCGTGGCCACGGCCGCCCTGTCACTGCCGGCCCTCTCCGCCCCGGCGTCGGCCGCCGCCCCGCACGCGAGCAGCCGTGCGGTCCAGTACGTCGACTGCTCCGCCACGGGGAGCCGGCAGACGGGTTCCGTCACCGCGCCCTGGCAGAGCCTGGACCAGGTCAACCGGCTGGAGCTCACGACCGGCAGCCAGATCCGGCTCAGGCGCTCCACCCGCTGCACCGGCACCCTGGCGCCCGACGGCTCGGGCGCGCCGGGCAGGCCGATGGTCATCGGTGCCTACGGGACCGGCGCCAAGCCCGTGATCGACGGCGGCGGCAACCCGGAGACGCTGCTGCTGAAGAACACCCAGTGGGTCGAGGCGAGCGACCTCTCGATCACCAACTCGGGCAACTCGGGCGGCAACAAGCGCGGCGTGCGCGTCCAGCTGGAGGACTACGGCACCGGGACGCACTACCGGCTGACCGGTCTGGACATCCACGACATCCGGGGCGACGACACCAAGGGCACCACCGGCTCCGCGGGCATCCTGTTCTCCGTCACGGGCTCGGCCACACCCACCAGGTTCGACGACGTCGAGGTCTCCGGGAACACCGTCACCGGTGTCGACCGCGAGGGCATCTACTTCGGCTCGACCTGGAACAACCGCCCGGTACACGGCGACTACGACCCGGACGGGCCCGCCTACCTGCCGTCCACCCGGGTCGTCGTCCGAGGCAACACGCTGAAGGACCTCGCAGGGGACGGCATCGTCATGACGGCGACCGACGGCGCGCTCGTCGAACACAACCGCCTCGACGGATTCCAGCGCCGCTCGGCCGGCTACAACGCGGGCATGTGGCCCTGGAACGCCGACAACACGCTCTTCCAGTACAACGAGGTGTCCGGCGGCGAGACGACCCGCGACGGAATGGCGTACGACGTCGACGAGGGCACGTTCGGCACCGTCTTCCAGTACAACGTCAGCCATGACAACGCGGGCGGCTTCTTCCTGGTCTGCACGGCGACGGGGACGCTCTCCGACGCGGTCATCCGGTACAACGTCAGCCGCGACGACCACTACCGGGGCATCGAGACCTGTTCCGGCTCCTTCGACGACGTACGGGCGCACAACAACACCGTGTACATCGGCGAGGGCATCAGCCAGACGGTCGTCAACGAGAACACGGACAAACACCACGGCCTGACGCTGACCAACAACATCGTGGTCAAGGAGGGTACGGGCACCGCGACGTTCGCCCTCAGGGACAGCACCGGCGTCTCCCTCTCCCACAACACCCTGGTGGGTGTCACCGGCGCTCCCGCCGACCCCGGCGGCTCCACCGCCGACCCCCTGCTGACCGACCGCACCGGCGCACTCCCCGGCGGACTGCGGCTGCGCCAGGGCTCGCCCGCGATCGGCGCGGGTACCCCGGTGCCCGGCGTGGGGCGCGACCTGTACGGCAACGCCGTCACGGACCCGCCGAACGTCGGCGCCTACGCGGGCCCGGGCGTGGCCGGTCCCGGGGCGTAG
- a CDS encoding SRPBCC family protein produces MATALPHTADDTAPEQAPQRPVPARRRRRRRTLLVAGAALLALLAGYTGWTNTHPVRLEASIEIEASPDEVWQVLTDLPAYPRWNPFITSTKVTSDGGRLEVGATLRNVMHDRTGDTVFEPELLAVEPGRELRWIGKMGPGWIADGEHRFVIEETGDHRVRLTQSESFTGVAVPFVASQLRSGTLPQFRAMNEALARRVAQTRSG; encoded by the coding sequence ATGGCCACCGCCTTACCGCACACCGCCGATGACACCGCCCCCGAACAGGCACCGCAGCGGCCCGTTCCCGCCCGGCGCCGCCGACGGCGGCGGACGCTGCTCGTCGCCGGAGCGGCGCTGCTCGCCCTGCTCGCCGGCTACACGGGGTGGACCAACACCCACCCGGTCCGACTGGAGGCCTCCATCGAGATCGAGGCGTCCCCCGACGAGGTCTGGCAGGTGCTGACCGACCTCCCCGCCTATCCGCGGTGGAACCCGTTCATCACCTCGACGAAGGTGACGTCGGACGGCGGACGCCTCGAAGTGGGCGCGACCCTGCGCAATGTCATGCACGACAGGACCGGCGACACCGTCTTCGAGCCGGAGCTCCTGGCGGTCGAGCCGGGCCGGGAGCTCCGGTGGATCGGGAAGATGGGGCCCGGCTGGATCGCGGACGGCGAGCACCGGTTCGTGATCGAGGAGACCGGCGACCATCGCGTCCGCCTGACACAGAGCGAGAGCTTCACCGGTGTCGCGGTGCCGTTCGTCGCGTCGCAGCTCAGGTCCGGCACACTCCCGCAGTTCCGCGCGATGAACGAGGCGTTGGCCCGGCGCGTGGCGCAGACGCGTTCCGGCTGA
- a CDS encoding TetR/AcrR family transcriptional regulator, with amino-acid sequence MESAGELLLGHGYDRFSVDEVAVRAGVAKTTLYRRWPTKDHLVVAVVARMQDEVPVAYRNDVRADLTRYLNAIVDGLHRMRLAGRPSASGDTSAGVVAEVAAAAARHADIGAAVRAMFLRRNALVLRMIEQARDAGELEKGVDPEVVFDQLAGALYYRLLITGAPIDAAYVDRLVASVLRGASG; translated from the coding sequence GTGGAATCCGCCGGGGAGTTGCTGCTCGGTCACGGCTACGACCGGTTCTCGGTCGACGAGGTCGCCGTACGGGCCGGGGTCGCGAAGACCACGCTGTACCGGCGCTGGCCCACCAAGGACCACCTCGTCGTCGCCGTCGTGGCGCGGATGCAGGACGAGGTCCCCGTCGCGTACCGGAACGACGTACGCGCTGACCTCACGCGCTACCTCAACGCGATCGTCGACGGCCTCCACCGGATGCGCCTGGCCGGACGCCCTTCGGCGTCGGGCGACACGTCCGCCGGGGTCGTCGCGGAGGTCGCAGCCGCAGCCGCGCGGCACGCGGACATCGGTGCCGCCGTTCGCGCCATGTTCCTGCGGCGCAACGCACTGGTGCTGCGGATGATCGAACAGGCCCGTGATGCGGGTGAGTTGGAGAAGGGCGTCGATCCCGAAGTCGTCTTCGACCAGCTGGCCGGGGCTCTGTACTACCGGCTGCTCATCACCGGCGCCCCCATCGATGCGGCCTACGTCGACCGGCTCGTCGCCAGCGTGCTGCGGGGCGCCTCCGGCTGA
- a CDS encoding maleylpyruvate isomerase N-terminal domain-containing protein: MDDFSRSWTALLAAVAGLDDADFARPSGCTGWLVRDLVCHLVIDAQDILITLATPAATEPTRDAVTYWDVTGTPPTGEDPLDALTVRLAAAYEEPWLLKFHLDDVGSAAGRAAGLAAPGLRVGTRDEVFEVADYLSVYVLESTLHHLDLTAHLPKAPAPPAEGLARSRELLDAIAGMPFPSSFSDRDALLIGTGRRSPTESETAELTQLAARLPLFLG; this comes from the coding sequence GTGGACGACTTCTCACGCTCCTGGACAGCACTGCTCGCAGCGGTGGCCGGACTCGACGACGCGGACTTCGCGCGGCCGTCCGGCTGCACCGGGTGGCTCGTGCGGGATCTGGTGTGCCACCTGGTCATCGATGCCCAGGACATCCTGATCACCCTCGCCACGCCCGCCGCCACCGAACCGACCCGGGACGCGGTGACGTACTGGGACGTCACCGGTACGCCGCCGACCGGAGAGGACCCGCTCGACGCGCTGACCGTCCGGCTGGCCGCCGCGTACGAGGAGCCGTGGCTGCTCAAGTTCCACCTCGACGACGTCGGCTCCGCGGCGGGCCGTGCCGCCGGACTCGCCGCCCCCGGACTCCGGGTCGGCACCCGTGACGAGGTGTTCGAGGTGGCCGACTACCTCTCCGTGTACGTCCTGGAGAGCACGCTGCACCACCTCGACCTGACCGCTCACCTTCCCAAGGCCCCGGCACCGCCCGCCGAGGGCCTGGCCCGGTCGCGCGAGCTGCTGGACGCGATCGCCGGTATGCCGTTCCCGTCCTCGTTCTCCGACAGGGACGCCCTGCTCATCGGCACCGGACGACGTTCCCCGACGGAGTCGGAGACGGCCGAACTGACACAACTCGCCGCGAGGTTGCCCCTGTTCCTGGGCTGA
- a CDS encoding C40 family peptidase has protein sequence MASHRRPKNPSRARVTVLTATAAAAVALTSQAAHADPKPTKSEVKAEVDKLYHEAEVANEHYNEAKEKQEKLEKQVGALQDKVARGQQELNTLRAGLGSLAAAQYRSGGIDPSVQLFLASDPDSFLDQASALDQLTAKQTEALTKIQSKQRTLAQERKEAQDKLSDLADVRKTLGSKKKQQQGKLAQAQKVLNTLTAAERQKLREDEARASNAASDKVRASRGAGDRVELGNEAPASNLGGAALQAAATRIGMPYQARATGPGSFDCSGLTQWAYHQAGAEITRTTFTQINQGTRISTSQLKPGDLVFFNGNSHVGLYAGGGSVLHAPYPGASVRYESMGTIGSIYGAVRI, from the coding sequence GTGGCGTCCCACCGTCGTCCCAAGAACCCGAGCCGCGCCCGTGTGACCGTGCTCACCGCGACCGCCGCTGCGGCCGTGGCTCTCACCTCCCAGGCCGCTCACGCCGACCCCAAGCCGACCAAGAGTGAGGTCAAGGCCGAGGTCGACAAGCTCTACCACGAGGCCGAGGTCGCCAACGAGCACTACAACGAGGCCAAGGAGAAGCAGGAGAAGCTCGAGAAGCAGGTCGGCGCGCTGCAGGACAAGGTGGCCCGCGGTCAGCAGGAGCTCAACACGCTCCGGGCCGGCCTCGGTTCGCTCGCCGCCGCGCAGTACCGGTCTGGCGGCATCGACCCCTCGGTGCAGCTCTTCCTCGCCTCCGACCCGGACAGCTTCCTCGACCAGGCCTCCGCGCTGGACCAGTTGACGGCCAAGCAGACGGAAGCGCTGACGAAGATCCAGAGCAAGCAGCGGACCCTCGCGCAGGAGCGCAAGGAGGCCCAGGACAAGCTCAGTGACCTGGCCGACGTCCGCAAGACGCTCGGCTCGAAGAAGAAGCAGCAGCAGGGCAAGCTCGCCCAGGCGCAGAAGGTGCTCAACACCCTCACCGCCGCCGAGCGCCAGAAGCTGCGCGAGGACGAGGCACGCGCCAGCAACGCCGCCAGTGACAAGGTGCGCGCCAGCCGCGGCGCCGGTGACCGGGTCGAACTCGGCAACGAGGCCCCCGCGTCCAACCTCGGCGGGGCTGCCCTCCAGGCCGCCGCGACGCGGATCGGCATGCCGTACCAGGCACGCGCCACCGGTCCCGGCTCCTTCGACTGCTCGGGCCTGACCCAGTGGGCCTACCACCAGGCCGGTGCCGAGATCACCCGCACCACGTTCACCCAGATCAACCAGGGCACGCGCATCTCGACGAGCCAGCTGAAGCCGGGCGACCTGGTCTTCTTCAACGGCAATTCGCACGTGGGGCTCTACGCGGGCGGCGGCAGCGTGCTCCACGCCCCGTACCCCGGCGCCTCTGTCCGCTACGAGTCGATGGGCACGATCGGCTCCATCTACGGCGCGGTGCGCATCTGA